A window of the Oryza brachyantha chromosome 5, ObraRS2, whole genome shotgun sequence genome harbors these coding sequences:
- the LOC102716136 gene encoding glutathione transferase GST 23-like, with protein MEKQEKGGEAQAPAPAPELKLFGSWASSYTHRVQLALRLKGLDFEYAEEDLGKKSEELLRHNPVHKKVPVLVHRGRALAESIIILQYLDDAWPDSRPLLPADPFDRALARFWCHFAEDKLGPAVGAVFASTGKEQEAAGQQVHDSLALLEAELREGAFKGRRFFGGDQIGFLDVVLGCGSYWLAVFEEVTGVRLVDAGAFPLFHAWLREFEAQEEVQETIPSVDRLLEYARGLRQMMLALAAGAGPGAPADSSPVTAVDAPAAAPPAALAPAAAVDI; from the exons ATGGAGAAGCAGGAGAAGGGCGGCGAGGCgcaggcgccggcgccggcgccggagctgaAGCTGTTCGGGTCGTGGGCGAGCTCTTACACGCACCGCGTCCAGCTGGCGCTGCGGCTCAAGGGGCTGGACTTCGAGTACGCCGAGGAGGACCTCGGCAAGAAGAGCGAGGAGCTGCTGCGCCACAACCCGGTGCACAAGAAGGTCCCCGTGCTCGTCCACCGCGGCCGCGCGCTCGCCGAGTCCATCATCATCCTCCAGTACCTCGACGACGCCTGGCCGGACAGCCGccccctcctcccggccgacCCGTTCGACCGCGCCCTCGCTCGCTTCTGGTGCCACTTCGCCGAAGACAAG CTTGGgccggcggtgggggcggtgtTCGCTTCGACGGGGAAAgagcaggaggcggcggggcagcAGGTCCATGACAGCCTGGCGCTGCTGGAGGCGGAGCTCCGGGAGGGGGCGTTCAAGGGGCGGAGGTTCTTCGGCGGCGACCAGATCGGCTTCCTCGACGTCGTGCTCGGGTGCGGCTCCTACTGGCTGGCCGTGTTCGAGGAGGTCACCGGCGTGCGCCTCGTGGACGCCGGCGCGTTCCCGCTCTTCCACGCGTGGCTCCGGGAGTTCGAGGCACAAGAAGAGGTCCAGGAGACCATCCCCTCCGTCGACCGCCTGCTCGAGTACGCGCGCGGCCTCCGCCAGATGATGCTCGCCctagccgccggcgccggccccgGCGCACCAGCCGACAGCTCccccgtcaccgccgtcgacgcgccggcggcagctccACCGGCGGCCctggcgccggccgcggccgtgGACATATAA